A stretch of Sulfurimonas xiamenensis DNA encodes these proteins:
- the ribH gene encoding 6,7-dimethyl-8-ribityllumazine synthase, whose product MNLIEGKLKVVNGKKIAIVSTRWNHFIVDRLVEGAKDAFARHGGDDADLTHVLAPGAFELPMVIDQLLSSGKYDAVCALGAVIRGSTPHFDYVSAEATKGIATVSLKHKKPVSFGLLTTDTIEQAIERAGTKAGNKGFEAMTVVIEMIDLYENL is encoded by the coding sequence ATGAATTTAATCGAAGGCAAATTAAAAGTAGTCAACGGCAAAAAAATAGCAATAGTAAGTACGAGATGGAATCACTTTATAGTAGATAGACTTGTAGAGGGTGCAAAGGATGCTTTTGCAAGACATGGCGGAGATGACGCCGACCTTACGCATGTTTTAGCTCCGGGAGCATTTGAGCTTCCAATGGTAATTGATCAATTGCTCTCAAGCGGAAAGTATGATGCCGTATGTGCTTTGGGTGCAGTAATCCGCGGTTCAACTCCTCACTTTGATTATGTTTCAGCTGAGGCTACAAAAGGGATAGCGACTGTGAGTTTAAAACATAAAAAACCGGTCTCATTTGGACTTTTAACAACCGATACGATTGAGCAGGCCATAGAGAGAGCAGGCACAAAAGCCGGCAATAAAGGTTTTGAAGCGATGACGGTTGTTATTGAAATGATTGATCTTTACGAGAACCTTTAA
- the nusB gene encoding transcription antitermination factor NusB has protein sequence MATRHQARMAVVSLLYAFDLGNGNIAEHTDEILEEKKIRNKQKDFALTLYEGVMSNIASVDEAIVKHLKDWDFERLGAIERATLRLATYEILYGDLDSAVVINEAVEITKAFGTEQSPKFINGVLDAISKDK, from the coding sequence ATGGCCACTAGACATCAAGCCAGAATGGCGGTTGTAAGCCTGTTGTACGCATTTGATTTGGGTAACGGAAATATTGCAGAACATACGGATGAGATTTTAGAAGAGAAAAAAATCCGCAATAAACAAAAAGATTTTGCATTGACTCTTTATGAAGGTGTTATGAGCAATATTGCTTCAGTTGATGAAGCGATAGTCAAACATCTTAAAGATTGGGATTTTGAGAGACTTGGAGCTATCGAGAGAGCAACTCTTAGACTTGCAACCTATGAGATACTTTATGGAGATCTTGATTCCGCCGTGGTCATAAACGAAGCGGTTGAAATCACAAAAGCATTTGGAACGGAGCAGTCTCCTAAGTTTATAAACGGTGTGTTAGACGCAATTTCTAAAGATAAATAA
- a CDS encoding dehypoxanthine futalosine cyclase, with amino-acid sequence MKRLTKEEALYLIKNADLKELGRMATARKKELHPDNVTTFVVDRNINYTNICWVDCKFCAFYRHEKDADAYVLTFDEIDAKIDELLEIGGTQILFQGGVHPKLKIEWYEDLVEHIHTKYPTITIHGFSSIEIDYIAKVSRISVEEVLERLHAKGLASIPGAGAEILSDKVRDIIAPKKIDSDVWIDIHRKAHKLGIMSTATMMYGTIESDEDIVEHFDMIRKLQDETGGFRAFIMWSFQSENTELLRLFPDMQKPSSNRYLRLLAVARLYLDNVPNIQSSWVTQGPYIGQMALMFGANDLGSTMMEENVVSSAGAAYKMAKEEMVHLIRDVGEIPAVRNTAYEILEKFA; translated from the coding sequence ATGAAAAGATTAACAAAAGAAGAAGCGCTTTACCTTATAAAAAATGCAGATTTAAAAGAGCTTGGACGGATGGCGACGGCTCGTAAAAAAGAGCTGCATCCGGATAATGTCACTACATTTGTAGTTGATAGAAACATAAACTATACCAATATATGCTGGGTAGATTGCAAGTTTTGTGCATTTTACAGACATGAAAAAGATGCGGATGCTTATGTGCTCACTTTTGACGAGATAGATGCGAAGATAGACGAGCTGCTTGAAATCGGCGGAACACAGATACTTTTTCAAGGCGGCGTGCATCCAAAACTAAAGATCGAGTGGTACGAAGATTTGGTAGAGCATATCCATACAAAATATCCCACAATTACCATCCACGGCTTTAGCTCCATCGAGATTGATTATATCGCCAAAGTTTCACGCATTAGTGTTGAAGAGGTGTTAGAGAGACTTCATGCAAAAGGTTTGGCTTCTATTCCCGGAGCAGGGGCGGAGATACTATCTGATAAGGTAAGAGATATTATCGCTCCCAAAAAAATCGACTCTGATGTATGGATAGATATCCACAGAAAAGCGCATAAACTCGGCATAATGTCGACGGCTACCATGATGTACGGAACTATTGAGAGCGATGAAGATATTGTGGAACATTTTGACATGATACGAAAGCTTCAGGATGAGACGGGCGGTTTTCGCGCTTTTATAATGTGGAGTTTTCAAAGTGAAAATACAGAACTTCTTAGACTTTTTCCAGATATGCAAAAGCCTTCATCAAACCGTTACTTAAGGCTTCTAGCTGTGGCAAGACTCTATTTGGATAATGTGCCAAATATTCAAAGTTCATGGGTGACGCAGGGACCATACATTGGTCAGATGGCTTTAATGTTTGGTGCAAATGATTTGGGTTCTACCATGATGGAAGAGAATGTTGTAAGCAGCGCGGGAGCGGCTTACAAAATGGCGAAAGAAGAGATGGTGCATCTTATAAGAGATGTAGGTGAAATCCCGGCTGTGCGAAATACAGCATACGAAATTTTAGAGAAATTTGCATAA
- a CDS encoding M16 family metallopeptidase has translation MAATVEELKIKDINIPIVFEEDKRLPLVTMQFIFQNSGSIADTTKAGLAKFSAKIMNEGTKELGSSAFAEKLESRAIHISASTGRETFVIELGCLKEEFDEGLKYFELLLKDPNLTQEAVQKVKTTTLGNLARKENDFDYVASNELKALLFEGSVLANPSSGTIDSVKSIDLNDVQEFLDKNLVSSKLIVAVGGDVDIKELKDKISKIIASMPKGEASSVKKYEVSKEVKEKIVKKETQQAYIYFGSPYNISVNSEDYYKARVATFILGAGGFGSRLMEEIRVKKGLAYSAYARLQVSKSSSYMSGYLQTKLESLEDAKATVKKIVADFVKEGVTEEELEQTKKFLLGSEPLRVETMSQRLHRTFMEFYNGQELGNSLKELEKIKKLKLDDLNEFIKFHKEILDMSFAIVTKR, from the coding sequence ATGGCAGCGACGGTAGAAGAGTTAAAAATAAAAGATATAAACATACCTATTGTTTTTGAAGAGGACAAAAGATTGCCTCTGGTGACGATGCAGTTTATTTTTCAAAACAGCGGAAGTATTGCTGATACTACAAAAGCAGGTTTGGCTAAATTTAGTGCAAAAATCATGAACGAAGGAACCAAAGAACTTGGTTCAAGTGCGTTTGCCGAGAAGTTAGAGAGCAGAGCCATTCATATATCGGCTTCAACAGGAAGAGAGACATTTGTAATAGAGCTTGGATGTTTAAAAGAGGAGTTTGATGAGGGTTTGAAATATTTTGAACTGCTTTTAAAAGATCCAAACCTTACGCAAGAAGCAGTTCAAAAAGTAAAAACAACTACTCTTGGCAATCTTGCGAGAAAAGAGAATGATTTTGATTATGTCGCTTCAAATGAGTTAAAAGCACTTCTTTTTGAAGGAAGTGTACTTGCAAATCCTTCATCTGGAACTATAGATAGTGTAAAGAGTATCGATTTAAATGATGTTCAAGAGTTCTTGGATAAAAACCTGGTAAGCTCAAAACTTATTGTTGCTGTTGGCGGCGATGTAGATATAAAAGAGCTTAAAGATAAAATTTCAAAAATCATAGCATCAATGCCAAAAGGTGAAGCAAGTAGTGTAAAAAAGTATGAAGTTTCTAAAGAAGTAAAAGAGAAAATTGTAAAAAAAGAGACACAGCAAGCGTATATATACTTTGGTTCACCATATAACATAAGTGTAAATTCCGAGGATTATTACAAAGCAAGAGTTGCTACTTTTATCCTGGGTGCAGGCGGTTTTGGCTCAAGACTTATGGAAGAGATCAGAGTGAAAAAAGGGCTTGCTTATTCAGCATATGCAAGGCTTCAGGTAAGCAAATCAAGCTCTTATATGAGCGGATATCTTCAAACAAAGTTAGAGTCTCTTGAAGATGCCAAAGCAACAGTGAAAAAGATTGTTGCAGATTTTGTAAAAGAGGGTGTAACAGAAGAAGAACTTGAGCAGACTAAAAAGTTTTTGCTTGGAAGCGAGCCTCTAAGAGTGGAGACAATGAGTCAAAGACTTCATAGAACATTTATGGAGTTTTACAATGGACAAGAGCTTGGAAACTCTCTTAAAGAGTTAGAAAAAATAAAAAAACTAAAACTAGATGATCTAAACGAGTTTATCAAATTTCATAAAGAGATCTTAGATATGAGTTTTGCAATCGTTACAAAGCGCTAG
- the recG gene encoding ATP-dependent DNA helicase RecG, with protein MDITKEQEEKFKKLGIGSYSELTLIVPSAYEDLRLHNKLQTHVMQLIDATVESVYKSPNSLQITFYAHNFGHTITGVLFRPKPYMIHQFNVGERDYYYGMIECKSGFCSMSMPKKVTNVGKITPRYKTQLRTDVMLRLVQMFITKENLLSEGLKEEVAEELLKIHFPAQEPVNLKKLESKTLNALKYVELFTYMKQLSHKRRYFKSITSTCQDYKKWAERLPFKLTYEQINAIEDIKKDLLSNISAKRMIVGDVGSGKTMVILASCVMMLPQRSILMAPTTILANQLYNEAVKYLPDVKIALVTNKSKKISLDAYDFIIGTHALLYRELPQASLVMVDEQHRFGTAQRNMLEKLVNIGDKKPHFLQFSATPIPRTQAMIETAHIDVSLITSTPFKKDITSKVIHKKDFKELLEHIKSEIDYGNQILLVYPLVEQSEVLEYQSIDEARGYWENRFENVYVTHGKDRDKEEVLLEFSKKGDILIATTVVEVGISLPRLSTVVVVGAERLGLSTLHQLRGRVSRTGLKGYCFLYTNKSESERLERFTKTISGFDIANLDLKYRKSGDLLKGHNQSGSQFKWIDLAEDEDIVKSVKKDCFLS; from the coding sequence ATGGACATAACTAAAGAGCAGGAAGAGAAGTTTAAAAAATTGGGTATCGGCAGCTACTCTGAGCTTACTCTTATTGTTCCCTCTGCTTATGAGGACTTGAGGCTTCATAACAAACTTCAAACACATGTTATGCAGTTAATCGATGCCACTGTCGAGTCCGTTTACAAATCTCCGAACTCTCTTCAGATTACATTTTATGCCCATAATTTCGGACATACCATAACAGGTGTGCTTTTTCGTCCAAAACCCTATATGATTCATCAGTTTAATGTAGGAGAGAGGGATTACTACTATGGAATGATTGAGTGCAAAAGTGGTTTTTGCAGTATGAGTATGCCCAAAAAAGTTACAAATGTAGGCAAAATAACGCCAAGATACAAAACGCAGCTTAGAACAGATGTTATGCTTCGTCTTGTTCAAATGTTTATAACAAAAGAAAATTTACTTTCAGAGGGTTTAAAAGAGGAGGTGGCTGAAGAGCTCTTAAAGATCCATTTTCCAGCTCAAGAGCCAGTAAATCTGAAAAAATTAGAATCTAAAACACTCAATGCTCTTAAGTATGTAGAACTCTTCACCTACATGAAACAGCTCTCTCACAAAAGAAGATACTTTAAGTCCATAACCTCTACATGTCAAGATTATAAGAAGTGGGCAGAAAGATTGCCGTTTAAACTAACATATGAGCAGATAAATGCTATAGAGGATATAAAAAAAGATCTCTTAAGTAATATATCAGCGAAAAGAATGATAGTAGGAGATGTCGGGAGCGGAAAAACAATGGTGATACTTGCCTCTTGTGTTATGATGCTTCCACAGCGCTCTATTCTTATGGCACCGACAACAATTTTGGCAAATCAGCTTTACAATGAAGCGGTTAAATACCTCCCGGATGTAAAAATAGCTTTGGTTACAAACAAAAGTAAAAAAATAAGTTTGGATGCGTATGATTTTATTATAGGTACGCATGCTCTGCTTTACAGAGAACTTCCCCAAGCTTCACTTGTTATGGTGGATGAACAGCATCGCTTTGGAACGGCTCAGAGAAATATGTTGGAAAAATTGGTAAATATAGGAGATAAAAAACCGCATTTTTTGCAGTTTTCTGCAACGCCCATACCCAGAACGCAGGCGATGATAGAGACTGCTCATATAGATGTTTCACTTATAACTTCCACACCTTTTAAAAAAGATATCACTAGCAAGGTTATACATAAAAAAGATTTTAAAGAGCTTTTAGAACATATAAAGAGCGAGATAGATTACGGGAATCAAATCTTGCTTGTCTATCCGCTTGTTGAACAGAGTGAGGTTTTAGAGTATCAAAGCATAGATGAAGCAAGAGGGTACTGGGAAAATAGATTTGAAAATGTTTATGTTACCCATGGAAAAGACAGAGATAAAGAGGAAGTTTTGCTAGAATTTAGCAAAAAAGGTGATATTTTGATAGCTACAACTGTGGTTGAGGTTGGCATCTCTTTGCCGCGACTCAGCACAGTGGTCGTTGTCGGTGCAGAGAGATTGGGACTCTCCACGCTGCATCAGTTGCGAGGTCGTGTCAGCCGTACGGGTCTTAAAGGCTACTGTTTTTTATATACGAACAAGAGTGAATCTGAACGATTGGAGAGGTTTACGAAAACAATAAGCGGATTTGATATCGCAAATCTTGATTTGAAGTATAGAAAAAGCGGCGATCTGCTAAAAGGGCACAATCAAAGCGGAAGTCAGTTTAAGTGGATTGATCTGGCAGAAGATGAAGATATAGTAAAAAGCGTAAAAAAAGATTGTTTTTTAAGTTAA
- the hpf gene encoding ribosome hibernation-promoting factor, HPF/YfiA family: MNISLTGRHVELTEPIKAYMNTSINTLSKYNMDIISVNLIASSQTKKGKPLSVVEFVINLAHKNSIVIKQSDQDLYAAIDLAAERAQKAMRRIHDKENTHHKDGINEAKNEAFKSVDLHEADEAMEDEIIPVELTLYKPREVEDVLNDLKDSNKMFEIFLDNENKTRVLYKRSDGRFGLY; this comes from the coding sequence ATGAATATATCATTAACCGGAAGACATGTAGAGCTTACAGAGCCTATTAAAGCCTATATGAATACATCTATTAACACTCTTAGCAAATACAATATGGACATTATCTCTGTAAATCTTATTGCATCAAGCCAGACAAAAAAGGGCAAACCTCTCTCTGTTGTAGAGTTTGTTATCAACCTGGCACATAAAAACTCCATAGTCATAAAGCAGAGTGACCAAGATCTTTATGCTGCTATCGATTTGGCTGCAGAGAGAGCACAAAAAGCGATGCGCCGTATACATGATAAAGAAAACACACATCATAAAGATGGTATAAATGAAGCAAAGAATGAAGCCTTTAAAAGTGTAGATCTGCATGAGGCGGACGAAGCGATGGAGGATGAAATCATCCCCGTTGAGCTTACTCTTTATAAACCAAGAGAAGTCGAAGATGTTTTAAATGATCTCAAAGATAGCAACAAAATGTTCGAAATCTTTTTGGACAACGAAAATAAAACACGCGTTCTCTACAAAAGAAGCGATGGAAGATTCGGTTTATATTAA
- a CDS encoding type II secretion system protein, with translation MRRGAFTLLELIFVIVIMGILAKYGVELLSQAYKSFIFSSINNRLQSQTAAAVETIGSRLQYRIKDSVIARKSATDFEALAYSPYEENATILEWVGTDIEGFRGNTPNAGGNFLPHWSGIIDLKDPNTNATNLVSPGTDTGALNTLIGVLSHGSGTTINDAALYFVGSDSDIKTGYGWDGVALTDHNTSVMHPINNGGSVNEFVSGITGDDFRDVNVYEYYQLAWTAYAVVHTPDDGNLTLYYDYQPWQGDKYSDANTKKAVIMENVDTFRFKAVGSIVKIQVCVNSELVEDYSLCKEKTIF, from the coding sequence ATGCGTAGAGGCGCTTTTACTCTTCTAGAACTTATCTTTGTTATAGTAATCATGGGAATTCTTGCAAAATATGGTGTTGAGCTACTCTCTCAGGCTTATAAAAGCTTTATATTTTCAAGTATCAACAACAGACTCCAATCCCAAACTGCAGCTGCAGTTGAGACAATAGGTTCAAGGCTTCAATACCGCATCAAAGACTCTGTAATCGCTAGAAAGAGTGCTACTGATTTTGAAGCTTTAGCTTATTCTCCTTACGAGGAAAACGCAACAATACTAGAATGGGTAGGAACAGATATAGAGGGATTTCGCGGAAATACTCCTAATGCTGGCGGAAATTTTCTGCCTCACTGGAGCGGAATAATTGATTTAAAAGATCCAAATACAAATGCTACTAATTTAGTATCTCCCGGAACCGATACCGGCGCTTTAAATACATTAATTGGTGTTTTATCACATGGCAGTGGAACTACCATAAATGATGCTGCTCTCTATTTTGTAGGATCTGATAGTGATATCAAAACCGGCTATGGATGGGATGGAGTCGCTTTAACAGACCATAATACAAGTGTTATGCATCCCATAAATAATGGAGGAAGTGTAAATGAATTTGTGTCTGGCATAACTGGGGACGATTTTAGAGATGTTAATGTTTACGAATATTATCAGCTTGCTTGGACTGCTTATGCTGTTGTACATACTCCTGATGATGGAAATTTAACTCTCTATTATGATTATCAACCGTGGCAAGGAGATAAATATAGTGATGCCAATACAAAAAAAGCTGTAATCATGGAAAATGTAGATACTTTTAGATTTAAAGCAGTCGGCTCAATTGTTAAAATTCAAGTGTGTGTCAATTCTGAGTTAGTGGAGGATTATTCGTTATGCAAAGAAAAAACTATTTTTTAA
- a CDS encoding type II secretion system protein, translating to MVRRETSFGRAAFTMIELIFAIVIVSIAVISLPTMIQITSKGIESNIVQEAIFAASAELMGATSYYWDANSMEDNETSRLSRVIDVDNDCEDNASSPRYRLRDGHIAQPYHRRCLNDKTVGIDGNPSTDFPNINNFTGGEIFDINVTEASGYKDIYTSSINVAYVDETGATNNNIKKITTTITNSKGETIIKLNTYSANIGEIDYYKRRF from the coding sequence GTGGTAAGAAGAGAAACCTCTTTTGGCAGAGCCGCTTTTACAATGATAGAGCTTATATTTGCTATTGTTATTGTATCTATTGCAGTTATATCGCTCCCTACAATGATTCAGATTACATCCAAAGGGATTGAGAGCAATATAGTTCAGGAAGCTATCTTTGCAGCCTCTGCAGAACTGATGGGAGCAACATCTTACTATTGGGATGCAAACTCAATGGAAGATAATGAAACAAGCCGCCTATCAAGAGTTATAGATGTAGACAATGACTGTGAAGATAATGCTTCAAGCCCGAGATATAGACTAAGAGACGGTCATATCGCTCAACCGTATCATAGAAGATGCTTGAATGACAAAACCGTTGGCATAGACGGCAACCCAAGCACCGACTTTCCAAATATAAACAATTTTACAGGTGGAGAAATTTTTGATATCAATGTAACAGAAGCTTCCGGTTATAAAGACATCTACACTAGTTCAATCAATGTAGCATATGTTGATGAAACGGGTGCAACAAACAATAATATTAAAAAAATAACTACTACAATCACAAATTCAAAAGGTGAAACGATTATAAAACTAAATACCTACTCTGCCAACATCGGCGAGATTGACTACTACAAGAGGAGATTTTAA
- a CDS encoding Ig domain-containing protein, translated as MNLFHSFLVLMVILLSPAYLKGADACSSDYSYSMSASSPIQTHSASMSKNDTIYYYIQTNAAGTLTIATDNSNNKIHLNGSGDSCPSGEASKKTLLIYESNGAFDVNVAVFASNDESHTLTVTFIPLPTPPIMGDVPDQLIIVGTPFSLNISTYVTLTDSDPIISYALSGTLPAGLSFNTTTGILSGTPTESGTFTLSVTAQDKDGTSNSDSFTLSSEPVSSGPPVMGDIPDQDISNGIPYTLNIADYAQATDSAIESYTLTGTLPTGLDFNETSGVISGTPTVDGTYSLGAYATDGENEDSNTDEFTITVSPLGEESDLLIIKTPSTYYADLNQTVTYMITIANETSTPMSDVSITDTLQAFHYDFINGTAGDEVSGLNFNLNIIDSGSLNCGSVDPTATNFTCTGDIPKRTGNSGVPGLARIIYEITTPLSPEPALLKNEAIIDGTITKSDASIIVSSEDGSGGEIIFTPPPDHADVIDTDMWTNIDTYNAGTSKVLKTKISAQTSVQLTAVHLDGSQNASVFTPLDNELSFLVIPYLSNGICSTQEPLYDADTGRPVVFEITNNNVIDTRNVNIPAHALKNARLSVSYLDLDQLYIDSGIKCVYSSSTTGNLAGLGQCVNSANKYYDAFGLSAYERCQTMNGRPCESSNNGASDPNEPGYNPLYDNELGCLMCTLNAFPDCSSDNFAIRPDRFEITSTNPHMQNLLRSGSDYNTTVNAFDYDSVGHIDVNSQGYNQTKANLDINESIVFAKDGSAAILNGIVNFGLNDFNMSNGISTNGANSEVVAINFNDVGKVNLTLKDKEWASVDINNVNDPTPHDCSSEGAYVCGDINVTFIPHHFGFSDGNVSNYITTDNFTYISNLDDANQSTFDMAAKVKIKIIAQNESNGTTINFRDGAAYYENPISVNFTATEPNQGDANTTKIVNLLLGFGTDGDDNGTKTITFEEDNLSKVLRFNFPRQVNVAINPFDINVSDINISTESYYTQTPVTGYDSDANITGSKDGLEDGNATFIYGRTHASRQRYEGPTGTANIYFEAYCFETDSVGRPCNKNLLPNGVTSINVDDLRWFINADHNTTNHGNIGIVQQKDATPIDSSDDIVDVTAQDNTTNPSKADLEYDESKGYPYKTTMHNNASRWLIYNEDDPTATRNEFQVEFDKLGDWTGEHETDTTTKSTGGVKTNRRIMW; from the coding sequence ATGAATTTATTTCACTCTTTTTTGGTTCTTATGGTTATTTTGCTATCTCCTGCCTATTTAAAAGGTGCTGATGCATGCTCAAGTGACTATTCTTATAGCATGTCCGCATCATCTCCAATTCAAACACATAGTGCTTCTATGTCTAAAAATGACACTATATATTATTATATTCAAACAAATGCTGCCGGAACATTAACAATTGCTACAGATAATAGTAACAATAAAATTCACCTAAATGGTTCAGGAGACAGCTGTCCCTCGGGAGAAGCCTCAAAAAAGACTTTGCTGATATATGAGAGTAATGGTGCTTTTGATGTAAATGTTGCCGTTTTTGCTTCAAATGATGAAAGTCATACATTAACAGTAACATTTATACCTTTACCAACTCCGCCGATTATGGGTGATGTTCCTGACCAGCTTATTATAGTGGGTACACCTTTTTCTTTAAATATTTCGACCTATGTCACACTTACTGACAGTGACCCTATTATCTCTTATGCTTTATCCGGAACGCTTCCAGCGGGCTTGAGCTTTAATACAACAACCGGTATTCTCAGCGGCACTCCCACAGAAAGTGGTACATTTACTTTAAGCGTAACGGCGCAAGACAAAGATGGCACATCAAACAGTGATAGCTTCACATTGAGCTCTGAACCGGTTTCTTCTGGACCTCCGGTAATGGGAGACATTCCAGACCAAGATATATCTAACGGCATACCATACACGCTTAATATTGCAGACTACGCACAAGCAACAGACAGTGCAATTGAGTCATATACATTAACCGGCACGCTACCGACAGGTTTGGATTTTAACGAAACCAGTGGTGTGATTAGCGGTACGCCTACGGTTGATGGAACATACAGCCTAGGCGCTTATGCGACCGATGGAGAAAATGAAGATTCCAATACTGATGAATTTACAATAACTGTTTCTCCCCTAGGTGAAGAGTCAGATTTACTTATAATTAAAACCCCTTCAACTTATTATGCTGATTTAAATCAAACAGTTACATACATGATTACAATTGCCAATGAAACTAGTACGCCGATGTCTGATGTAAGCATAACAGACACTTTACAAGCTTTCCATTATGATTTTATTAATGGTACAGCAGGAGATGAAGTCAGCGGTTTAAATTTCAACTTAAATATTATCGATTCTGGATCACTTAACTGTGGAAGTGTTGATCCAACTGCTACCAACTTTACATGCACAGGAGATATTCCAAAGCGTACAGGTAACAGTGGTGTACCTGGTTTAGCAAGAATAATATATGAAATCACAACACCGTTATCTCCTGAACCTGCTTTACTCAAAAATGAAGCGATCATTGACGGAACAATAACAAAATCAGATGCATCAATTATCGTAAGCAGTGAAGATGGAAGCGGGGGAGAAATTATCTTCACTCCACCGCCTGATCATGCAGATGTAATTGATACAGATATGTGGACAAACATTGATACTTACAACGCAGGAACAAGTAAAGTTTTAAAAACAAAAATCTCCGCGCAAACAAGTGTACAGCTTACTGCAGTGCATCTTGACGGTAGTCAAAATGCATCAGTCTTTACACCTTTAGACAATGAACTCTCATTTTTAGTTATACCTTATCTTAGTAATGGAATATGTTCAACACAGGAACCTCTTTATGATGCAGACACTGGGCGTCCCGTAGTTTTTGAAATTACAAATAATAATGTAATAGATACAAGAAATGTGAACATACCTGCTCATGCGTTAAAAAATGCGCGTCTTTCAGTTTCATATCTTGATTTGGATCAGTTATACATAGATTCTGGTATAAAATGTGTTTATAGCAGTTCAACAACTGGAAATCTTGCAGGTCTTGGACAGTGTGTCAACTCGGCAAACAAATATTATGATGCTTTTGGACTTAGTGCATATGAGCGTTGTCAAACTATGAATGGAAGACCGTGTGAATCTTCTAATAATGGAGCATCTGATCCAAACGAACCTGGATACAATCCTCTATATGACAACGAGCTTGGCTGTTTGATGTGTACTCTAAATGCTTTTCCAGATTGTTCAAGTGACAATTTTGCAATTCGCCCAGATAGATTTGAAATAACTTCAACAAATCCGCATATGCAGAATCTTTTGCGCTCAGGTTCTGATTACAATACAACAGTCAATGCATTTGATTATGATTCTGTCGGGCATATAGATGTTAATTCTCAAGGGTATAACCAAACAAAAGCAAATCTTGACATTAATGAATCAATAGTCTTTGCAAAAGATGGCAGTGCAGCTATTTTAAACGGGATTGTAAATTTTGGCCTAAATGACTTTAATATGAGCAATGGCATATCAACAAATGGTGCAAACTCAGAAGTTGTTGCTATTAATTTTAATGATGTAGGAAAAGTCAATTTAACACTAAAAGACAAAGAGTGGGCAAGTGTAGATATAAATAATGTAAATGATCCAACTCCTCATGACTGTAGCAGCGAGGGTGCTTATGTATGTGGTGATATAAATGTTACATTTATACCTCATCATTTTGGATTCTCTGATGGAAATGTATCAAACTACATAACAACAGATAATTTTACATATATATCAAATTTAGACGATGCAAATCAATCAACATTTGATATGGCCGCTAAAGTCAAAATAAAAATTATTGCGCAAAATGAATCAAATGGAACAACAATAAACTTTAGAGACGGTGCTGCATATTATGAAAATCCTATATCAGTTAATTTCACTGCAACAGAACCTAATCAAGGGGATGCAAACACTACAAAAATAGTTAATCTGCTACTTGGCTTTGGAACTGATGGTGATGACAACGGGACAAAGACCATAACTTTTGAAGAAGACAATCTATCAAAAGTTTTACGATTTAATTTTCCTCGTCAAGTAAATGTTGCAATCAATCCGTTTGACATTAATGTTTCAGATATCAATATATCAACAGAATCATACTATACTCAGACCCCGGTAACCGGATATGATTCAGATGCAAATATAACAGGCTCTAAAGATGGCTTAGAAGATGGTAATGCGACATTTATATACGGCCGTACACATGCTTCAAGACAAAGATACGAAGGTCCAACTGGAACAGCAAATATCTACTTTGAAGCATACTGTTTTGAAACAGACAGTGTAGGTAGACCTTGCAACAAAAACCTGCTTCCAAACGGAGTTACTTCAATAAATGTAGATGATTTAAGATGGTTTATAAATGCAGATCATAATACAACTAATCATGGTAATATAGGCATAGTGCAACAAAAAGATGCTACTCCTATTGACTCATCTGATGATATTGTAGATGTTACAGCACAAGATAACACTACTAATCCATCTAAGGCTGATCTTGAGTATGATGAAAGCAAAGGATATCCATACAAAACAACTATGCATAACAATGCATCTCGTTGGCTAATCTATAATGAAGATGATCCGACGGCTACAAGAAACGAGTTTCAAGTTGAGTTTGATAAGTTAGGTGACTGGACCGGCGAGCATGAAACAGACACGACAACAAAAAGCACCGGCGGGGTAAAAACAAATAGGAGAATCATGTGGTAA